One Eurosta solidaginis isolate ZX-2024a chromosome 5, ASM4086904v1, whole genome shotgun sequence DNA segment encodes these proteins:
- the GC gene encoding vitamin K-dependent gamma-carboxylase has translation MSAEKRSSVDDSSAEPTENSEIKSDYNNSDDGTNEDNTFYHSGNCAFRNAFASCTGYTLENFTTYTNFTNWLHRPVDGAALGVFRMLYGLAMCIDIAEERGGGQMDLRFGEPQHCHFPLFNGISAVSFPVMGCIYLVMWLGAIGIMLGYRYRLSCLAYIIPYWYIFLLDKPAWNNHSYLFGLVGAILLFTDANRYCALDKYFQPSMPETVPYWNYFLIKFQFFILYMYAGLKKLTAEWLSGYAMSSLSQHWIFTPFRSLLSTDLTDLLIVHWFTAIFDFSIAFFMTWEATRLLVTPFMLSFHLINSRLFVIGMFPWVCLAEVPLFFGFSWPRRLSLKRVLKSCSSANKTAEHTRIASLNKASSQVCRKVDPCLVNRDTNCGNFKTYLGSKLQTALILLYCALQLFLPYSHFITQGYNNWTEGLYGYSWNMMVHTYDTVLTSIKLVDNGNGKIHYLNPYAFTEYDRWTKHADMAYQYAKCIEKNVRADYARNTKTSPLSSTNISLYFDIWCSMNGRFQQRVFDPRVDLLRANWSPFTRTAWSLPLLNDFNYMRPKLRTMTNEVLSWSNYSDVIFVADFPGLTLDNFISPDLTNVTLTILAGNVRYKSDDEDESYFLTAGKSFVLKSGETHHITTIGQKPSSYLYTFMNKTMIDNELLVDAYEDKQSRPLLPIWDEFTARIKNYKQFLKHMANCVLFLLYDVPIPMNLRERN, from the exons ATGTCTGCAGAAAAACGATCATCAGTCGATGATTCATCAGCCGAGCCAACGGAAAACTCAGAAATCAAATCGGATTACAATAACAGCGACGATGGCACTAATGAAGACAACACTTTCTACCATAGCGGGAATTGCGCATTTCGCAATGCGTTTGCTTCATGCACCGGTTACACATTGGAGAACTTTACAACTTATACAAATTTCACAAATTGGCTACACCGACCGGTAGATGGTGCAGCGCTCGGCGTATTTCGTATGTTATATG GTTTGGCGATGTGCATCGATATAGCGGAGGAACGTGGTGGTGGTCAGATGGATTTACGCTTCGGCGAGCCACAACATTGTCATTTTCCGCTCTTCAATGGCATTAGCGCTGTCTCCTTCCCTGTGATGGGCTGCATTTATTTGGTGATGTGGTTAGGCGCAATCGGTATTATGTTGGGGTATCGTTATCGACTCAGCTGCCTTGCTTATATAATACCATATTGGTATATATTCTTGTTGGACAAACCGGCGTGGAATAATCATAGCTATTTGTTTGGCTTAGTTGGCGCAATACTTCTGTTTACGGATGCTAATCGCTATTG TGCTTTGGACAAATACTTTCAACCAAGCATGCCAGAGACCGTGCCCTACTGGAACTATTTTCTTATCAAATTCCAATTCTTTATACTTTATATGTATGCGGGTCTGAAAAAGCTCACAGCGGAATGGCTCTCGGGTTATGCTATGTCGAGTCTGAGTCAACATTGGATCTTCACGCCTTTTCGCTCACTATTATCGACTGATTTAACGGATCTCTTAATAGTGCATTGGTTCACGGCGATCTTCGATTTCTCTATTGCCTTCTTTATGACTTGGGAAGCGACGAGATTGCTGGTCACACCCTTTATGCTTAGTTTCCACTTGATAAACTCACGCTTGTTTGTTATAG GCATGTTTCCATGGGTCTGCTTAGCTGAGGTACCACTATTTTTTGGATTCAGCTGGCCGCGAAGATTAAGTCTTAAACGCGTACTAAAAAGTTGTAGCAGCGCTAATAAGACTGCAGAGCATACGCGAATTGCATCCTTAAATAAAGCGAGCTCACAAGTATGTCGCAAGGTGGACCCATGCCTCGTGAATCGAGACACGAACTGTGGCAACTTTAAAACTTATTTGGGCTCTAAACTTCAAACCGCGCTCATCTTGTTATACTGTGCGCTCCAACTCTTTCTACCGTATTCGCATTTCATTACGCAAGGTTATAATAATTGGACTGAAGGTCTCTATGGCTATTCGTGGAACATGATGGTACACACATACGATACCGTATTGACATCGATAAAGCTTGTCGACAATGGTAACGGTAAAATACACTACCTAAATCCCTATGCCTTCACTGAATATGATCGTTGGACAAAACATGCCGATATGGCTTATCAATATGCCAAATGCATTGAGAAAAATGTACGCGCAGATTATGCGCGTAATACAAAGACGAGTCCATTAAGTTCGACGAATATTTCGTTATATTTTGATATTTGGTGTTCGATGAATGGACGTTTTCAACAACGTGTCTTCGATCCGCGTGTGGATCTCTTGCGTGCAAATTGGTCACCCTTCACGCGCACCGCTTGGTCGTTGCCATTGTTGAACGACTTCAATTATATGCGTCCAAAGTTGAGAACGATGACAAATGAGGTTCTTTCGTGGAGTAATTATTCAGACGTGATTTTTGTAGCAGATTTTCCAGGTCTCACATTGGATAATTTCATCTCACCGGATTTGACGAATGTTACGTTAACAATTTTAGCCGGTAATGTACGCTACAAAAGTGATGATGAAGATGAATCTTATTTTTTGACAGCGGGTAAGAGCTTTGTCTTGAAAAGCGGTGAGACTCATCATATAACAACTATCGGTCAGAAGCCATCTTCCTATTTGTACACGTTTATG aaTAAAACAATGATCGATAACGAGCTACTCGTGGATGCTTATGAAGACAAACAATCCAGACCACTTTTACCAATTTGGGATGAGTTTACAGCACGgattaaaaattataaacaatTTCTCAAACATATGGCCAattgtgtattatttttgttgtatgatGTCCCAATACCAATGAATTTACGGGAACGCAACTAA
- the LOC137252310 gene encoding uncharacterized protein, translating into MAENCAKCKKSIAKEGIIICNSEDCLKKFHRTCVNIEDSLYDAIQKNPLITFSCEECKNQSSKALAAKLQTMEEKLNKVYNGVNQISTRMYQQYFQFGNANNVDPKKQQTNNLIVVGNNCNSDRLQVVCDYGRWVQVGKFATSTSEDDIIEHLAEELKINKNLVKCTKLVKNDANLSQLSYCKFKISIPDYRFNELFNENIWPSGVMVSPFTPRSQLNQNRI; encoded by the coding sequence ATGGCCGAAAATTGTGCAAAGTGCAAAAAATCAATTGCCAAAGAAGGTATTATCATATGCAATTCTGAAGattgtttgaaaaaatttcatcgcACCTGCGTTAATATCGAGGATTCATTATATGATGCCATACAAAAGAATCCATTGATTACATTTAGTTGCGAAGAATGTAAAAATCAATCATCCAAGGCGCTGGCCGCCAAATTGCAGACAATGGAGGAAAAATTGAATAAAGTCTATAATGGTGTCAATCAAATATCGACACGTATGTATCAGCAATATTTTCAATTCGGCAATGCAAATAACGTCGACCCGAAGAAACAACAAACGAATAATCTAATCGTTGTTGGTAACAATTGCAATTCGGATCGTTTGCAAGTTGTCTGCGATTATGGGCGTTGGGTGCAAGTGGGTAAATTTGCTACCTCCACCAGTGAGGATGACATTATCGAACATTTAGCTGAAGaattgaaaatcaataaaaatttggttaaatgcacAAAATTGGTTAAGAATGATGCCAATTTATCACAATTGTCCTATTGTAAATTTAAAATCTCAATACCCGATTATCGTTTCAACGAGCTTTTCAATGAGAATATTTGGCCAAGCGGTGTTATGGTAAGCCCATTCACACCGCGTTCACAATTAAATCAGAACCGTATATAA